In Roseibium algicola, the DNA window ATCACCAGCGAAAGGCCTTTCAGGATCAGCATCATGCCGAGGGTCGCGATGAACGGCGGGATTTTCATCTTGGCGATGAAGGTGCCCGAACACAGGCCGCAGAGCGCACCGGTCGCGATGGCGGCAACCACACCGAGCGGCAGCGGCATGCCGAGATTGGTCAGAACGACGCCTGCGATGACCGCGCAGAACGTCATCAAGGTTCCGACGGAAAGATCGATCCCGCCGGTGATGATCACCAGGGTTGCCGCAACAGCCAAGACGCCATTGACCGAGGTCGCCTGCAGGATCGCGATCATGTTGGAGGTTTGCATGAAGTTGGGTGAAGCGATCGAGAAACCGATCAGCAGAAGAACCAGGCTGGCGAAGGCCAGCAGCTTCTGGTGCGCCCCTGTCTCGATCAGACGTGCAACGAGCGACGGCGAGGAGGACGGGTTGACGGCGGTCATTGCTGGTATCCTTCTGGCTGCATGGATGGCGCCCGAAGCGTCGCCAGATGCATGATGTCTTCCTGCGTTGTGGCTTCACCGCCCGGCAGGATGCCGGTGAGACGGCCTTCGCACATGACGGCAATGCGATGACTGAGGCGCATGATCTCCGGCAATTCCGAGGAGATGACGATGATCGCCCTGCCCTCGTTGGCCAGTGCCTTCAGCAGTTTGTAGATTTCCGACTTGGCACCGACATCGATGCCGCGGGTCGGCTCATCGAAGATCAGGATGTCGCAATCCCGGTAGAGCCACTTGGCGATGACGACCTTCTGCTGGTTGCCACCGGAAAGCAGGCGGACTTCCTGCCGGTCGGACGGCGTGCGGATTTCCAGTTTGGCGATATAGTCCTGCGCCGTCTTGCGCATGGCATCGTCATTCAGGACGCCAAACCGGCTGGAAAAACGATCGAGGCTGGCCAGCGCCACGTTGGTCCGAACATCCATGCCGGTGGCCAGACCGAAATGCTTGCGATCTTCCGAAAGGTATCCGATGCCCGCCTTCACGGCGTCGGAAGGTTTCGATATCGAACGGGGCTTGCCGTGAACCCGGATCTCGCCGCTGTCGCGCGGATCAGCTCCGAAAATCGCCCGTGCCACTTCCGTCCGCCCGGCCCCCATCAAGCCGGCAAAGCCGAGGATCTCGCCTTTCTTGACGGAAAAGCTGACGTCGCGGATCTCGCGCCCCCTGTTCAACCCGCGTATGTCCAGCATCGTCTCGGCGTCGGACAGATCGGGGATGACGATGGCCTCGCTGGTCAGCTCTCGGCCCACCATCATGGAGATGATCTTGGAAACAGGCGTCTGCGCTGCATCAACGGTGCCGACATAGGAGCCGTCACGCATGACCGTCACCCGGTCGGCGATCTGTTTCAGCTCGTCCATCTTGTGGCTGATGTAGATGATGCCCACGCCATCGGCCTTCAGCCGGCGGATGATGGTGAAGAGCTCGGCGATTTCCGCATCATTCAGGGCGGCGGTCGGCTCGTCCATGATGAGGACGCGTGACCGGTAGGACAACGCCTTGGCGATCTCGACCATCTGCTGACGGGCGATGGTAAGTTCACCGACGATCGTCTTCGGGTTCATCTTCAGGTTCATCGACTTGAAGATCTCGAGCGCCCGGGCGTTGAGCGCCGCCTCGTCCAGACGGCCGAAACGCTTGCGCGGTTCCCGGCCGATAAAGATGTTCTGCGCGACCGTCAGATCATTCATCAGGCTGAGTTCCTGATGAATGATACCGATGCCCAGCGCCTGGGCGGCCCGTGGACCATCGATCTCCACTGCCTGACCGTTGACCAGCAGCTCGCCGCCGTCCCTGGGGTAAATTCCGGACAGGATCTTCATCAGCGTCGACTTGCCGGCGCCGTTTTCGCCCATCAGGGCATGCACTTCGCCGCTGTTCAGGTCGAAGCTGACATTCTTGAGGGCGTGCACACCGGGGAAGCGTTTTTCGATCCCCGTCATCCTCACCAGATTTGTCATGCGCGATCCTCCCAAACCGCGACAAAGGAGCCACCGTCAGATGGTGACACCTCCATCGACCAGAAGTGCCTGCCCGGAAACGAACCGGCTTTCGTCGGACAACAGGTAGACGATCATCGGCGTCATATCGTCGACGGTTGCCAGACGGCCCATGGGCTGCCGGGCGATGAAATTCTTTTCCGCTTCCACCGGGTCGGGTGCAGAAGCAATGCGGCCGCGCAAGGACGGAGTATCGACAGTGCCCGGGCATAGCGCGTTGCAGCGGATGCCTTCCTTGACGAAATCCGCTGCGACGCCCTTTGTGAGGCCAATTACGGCTGCCTTGGTGGCGCCGTAAGCAGTGCGCATCGGAAAGCCTTTGATGGACGATGCCATCGACGACATGTTCAGGATCGATGCCGTGCCGGTTACCTTGGCGCGTTCGCGCATGCCCGGCAGGAAAGCTTGCGTCATCCGGTACATGGAGGTGACGTTCAGCTCGAAGCTGAAGGCCCAGTCATCTTCGGTGATATCGAGGACAGAGCCGTTGTGAACGAAGCCCGCACAGTTGAAGAGCCCATCGAGCGCCGGCAGTTTTTTTGCCAGGGCGTCAACGGCTGCGCGATCACAGACATCCAGTTTGTGGATCTCGATACCGGGGCATTCGCCGGGGAGCGTCGACAGCGTTTCCTCGTTGATGTCCGCAGCGTAGACCTTTGCGCCTTCCCTGGCGCAGGCAATCGCGCTTGCATGGCCGATACCCTGCCCGGCTGCCGTCACCAATATTGTTTTATCTTTCAAGCGCACTGAAATCCTCCCGAAAGTCCGCGCATCGTCACAACGTTCTGCCGGATGCGGCTACATCACCGCACCGATCTGCCACGGCACGAACTCCACTCCGCCGAAGCCGAGTTCCTCGCTCTTCGATTGTTTTCCGGAGGCAACGGCGATGATCATTTCGAAGATCTCCTCGCCCTTGGCTTCCAGACTGACATTGTCGGAGATCACGTCACCGCAATTGATGTCCATGTCTTCCGACATCCGGCCATACATCTCGCTGTTTGTGGCGAGCTTGATGCAAGGGGTCGGCATGTAACCGGACACCGAGCCGCGCCCCGTGGTGAAGACGATGATATTGGCGCCTGAGGCGATCTGACCGGTCACCGAACACGGATCGAAGCCTGGGCTGTCCATGAAGACGAACCCCTTCTTGTCGACGGGTTCGCCAAACTTGTAGACGTCCACAAGGGGGGCTGAGCCTCCCTTGGCCGCCGCACCAAGAGACTTTTCCAGGATTGTGGTCAATCCGCCGCGCTTGTTGCCGGGCGACGGATTGTTGTCCATCTCGCCGCCATTGCGGGCTGTGTAGTCTTCCCACCAGCGCACACGCTCGATCAGCTTCTTGCCGACATCGACGGAAACCGCCCGGCGGGTCAGAAGGTGCTCCGCGCCGTAGATCTCCGACGTTTCGGACAGGATCGTGGTACCGCCATGGCGGACCAGAAGATCGGAGGCAATCCCGAGTGCCGGATTGGCAGTGATGCCGGAATATCCGTCCGAGCCGCCGCACTGCATTCCGACGGTGATTTCGGAAATCGGCACCGGCGTGCGCTCGGCCTTGTTGGCAAGTTCGGCAAGCGCCCGCAACTCTTTCAGCCCGGCTTCAATGGTCTTGCGCGTGCCGCCGGTCTGCTGAATGGTCATGTAGCGCAAATCGCCGTCAGGGCGGATCTTGCGGTCACCGACGAGATCGGCAATCTGCATGACCTCGCAGCCAAGACCGATCAGCAGGATGGCTGCGAAATTCGGATGCTGAGCATAACCGGACAGGGTCCGGAACAGCGTTGCGTAACCTTCGTCCTTGCCAGACATGCCGCAGCCGGTTCCGTGAACGATTGGCACGATGCCGTCTACATTCGGAAACTCGTCCAGCAGACCGGACTTCTCGGCAGCTTCCGCGATGAATTTTGCAACAGACCCCGAGCAGTTCACCGAGGTCAGAATGCCGATGTAATTGCGCGTTCCTGCTCGCCCCGTTTGCCGGCGGTAGCCGAGAAAGGTGCGCTCTTGCGTTGCGGGCTCAAGCGGGATCGAGGCTTCGGCGTGCTGATAGTCCTGGCTGTGATCGCCCATGCCAAGGTTATGAACATGGACATGCTCCCCCGGCTTGATCTCTGCCTTCGCCTGCCCGATGATTTGACCGTACCGAATGACGTTTTCGCCAGCGGAGATCGGCTTGCGGGCAATCTTGTGGCCACGCATGACCTGCCCGGGTAGCGGACAGTCAACATGGGCAACGCTTGCGCCGGCCGCAATATCCTGAAGGGCGATGACCACATTGTCATCGGCATTCAGAAGGATCGAATTGGCATGAGGCTGCAACACGTCTCTCTCCCCGCTACGGCCGCTACGGTTGGTCCGCCTGGTCATTTCAAGATGACAAGACCCTTCTCAACCCACTGACATCAACCAGCTTTTCACTCTTCTCCGAGCTCTCTCCATGGAGCATCGGCACGGCCGGTCTTTCTTCACGATTAGCTTGACAGGGTAACTGTGTCAACTAACATGTTAGCATTCAATCGAGTTGACAATGTCCCTGACCAACGAACAAGATTTTCCCGAGATCACCCTGCCCGACATTGGCAAACTGTCCGGCTCGCTGGCACAGCGTGTCTATGAGGCGCTGCGCTCGTCCATCCTGGCAATGGACCTGCCGCCGGGAACCCTTCTCAGGAAACAAGTCATCTGCGAACAGCTTGGTGTCTCCCGCTCGCCGGTGACGGAAGCGATCACCCGGCTAGCAGGCGAAGGCCTTGTCGAAGTCATTCCCCAGTCCGGCTCCCGCGTGACCAAATTCTCCATGTCGGAAATCCGCGAGGGCGCCTTCCTGCGGGAAGCCATCGAACTGGCGGCGGTTTCCAAGGTGGCGGCGGAGCGCACCGAAGAGCAGTTGACGGAGTTGAACCGCAATTTGCGTCTGCAGGCTCTTTGTCTGGAAGATCACGACGAAACCGGCTTCTACCGGGAAGACGAGCGCATGCACGAGCTTATCTTCTCCTTCACCGGCTACCCGAAGCTCCACAGCCTGTCTGCCACCGGGTGGATGCAGGTCAACCGGGCACGGCAATTGCTGTTGCCCATGCGTGGCAGGGCCTTTGAAGCCTATGACGAGCACCGGGTCATCGTGGAAGCAATCCGCGATCGCGATGCAGAACGGGCACGTCAGGCAATGCAAAAGCACCTGAGCGAACTTGTCACGCGCCTGGAACCGCTCGCGGAGACCAGGCCGGACCTGTTCGACTGAAAACCTGGCCCGTGGCCCGACACCAGACCGCAGATCATGCGGCGTTCAAACTGATCCTGAGGAAACATCCAGAGGAAACACATGACCGCCTTGAAAACACAGCGGCTGAACGACAGAACCGCAAGACCCATCGACCTGACGGAGATGGGGTTTGGCGGCGCGCCGCTCGGCAATCTCTACCGCAAGGTTTCGGAAGAAGATGCCCAGGCTGCCCTTCAGGCGGCCTATGACAACGGCATCCGCTACTTTGACACGGCGCCGCAATACGGCCTGGGCCGATCGGAAATGCGCTTTGCCACTGCCATCAAGCGTTTTGGCCGCGAGAACATTCAGCTTTCCACCAAGATCGGCCGCCTGCTGCTGGATTGCGAGCCGCATGAGGTGACCCCGGAAGCCTTTGTCGATGTGCCGCAAAAGCGGATCGTCTTCGACTACAGCTATGACGGCGTCATGCGCAGCTACGAGGCAAGCCGTCAGCGACTGGAGGTCGCCAACGCGGACATCCTTTTCGTGCATGACGTCTGCGCCTTTTCGCAAGGCTCTCAGGAAGCCAGCGATGCCCGCGTCCGCGAGCTTTTCGATCTTGGCGGCTACAAGGCGCTTACCGAGTTGAAAGAGGCCGGGGACGTTGCGGCCATCGGCGCAGGGGTAAACGAATGGCAGGTTTGCCAAAAGCTGCTCGGCCTTGCCGATTTCGACTGTTTCCTGCTTGCCGGCCGCTACACGCTTCTGGAACAGGACGCCCTTGAGAGCTTCCTGCCGCTTTGCGAGCAACGGGACGTCGGCATCATTCTGGGCGGGCCCTATAATTCCGGCATTCTGGCAACCGGAGCCGTTCCCGGTGCGAAATACAACTACGCCGATGCACCGCCGGAGATCCTTGAGCGCGTGCGCAAGATCGAAGATGTCTGCCGCAGCCATTCAGTGCCGCTGATCGCGGCCGCGCTGCAGTTCGTGCTTGGACACCCAAGTGTGAAGACCGTCATCCCCGGCGCAGTGAACGCGGCCGAGGTTGAAGCCAATATTGCTCTCTTGAAGACCGATATCCCTGCCGCACTCTGGTCAGACCTCAGGTCTACTGGCCTGATCCGCCCCGATGCCCCCTTGCCGAGCGAGACTTCCCATGTTGCGTAACCTTCCCCCCATCCTGAGCCCCTCGCTGCTTTATGCCCTCAGAGCCATGGGGCACGGCGACGAGATCGCCATTGTCGACGCCAATTTCCCGGCGGAAAGCTCCGGTCCCGATTGTGTTCGTCTCGATGGCATATCGGCAACAGACACGCTGAAGGCGATCCTGTCGGTTATGCCGCTCGACACGTTCGTCGCCGCGCCCGCCAGGACGATGCAGGTGGTCGGTGATCCGGACGCGGTGCCGGAGATTGTCGCCGAGTTCCAGACCATCATCGATGACACCGCCGACAAGCCGGCCAGGATTTCAACGCTGGAACGCCACGCCTTTTATGAAGCGGCCAGCCATGCCTTTGCCGTGGTCCAGACAGGCGAGACCCGCCTCTACGGCAACATCATTCTGACCAAAGGCATTATCAAGCCACGACCTGCAGACATCACGTGCCATCCAGCCCCTGCCTTTAGCTTCAGGCGCACTTAGACTCGCCGCCCCGGCGTCAATCCATTCACCTTCTCGATGATCGACGCGGCGTCGATACCGAAATGGCGGTAGAGATCGCCAATCGTACCTGTCTGGCCGAAATGTTCGACACCGAGCGGGATGGTCTGGTGGCCGGCAACACCGCCAAGCCAGGCGAGCGTTGCCGGGTGGCCGTCAATCACGGTGATCAGTTTGCAATGACCGGGCAGATCGCCCAGCAGTTGCTCGATATGGGACCTGGCGGCCGCGTTGCCACGAGACCTTGCTCTTTGCGCCGCCGTCCAGCCCGCGTTGAGGCGGTCGGCGGACGTCACGGCAAGAACACCGACATCCCGCCGGTTACCGGCGAGTTCTCCCGCCGCCTTGATGGCTTCGGGCGCAACGACGCCCTGATAGGCGATCACAACTTCGCAGTTGGGGCCGGGTTTGCGAAGCCAGTAGGCACCGTCAATGGCACCCTGGCGGAAGGCGTCGTCGGCCCGTTTGACGGGCTGTTCGATCGGGTTGGTCGACAGGCGCAGATAGACGGAGCCACCGGTCTCGTCGCGCAGCCAAGTGCGTTCGTCCGGATCACCCTCGCCGTCGCGTTGCAGGTAATCGAAGGCCCATTCCATGATCACGGCCAGTTCGTCGGCAAAGGCGGGTTCGAAAGCGGCCAGTCCGTCCTGGCTCATGCCGATCAGCGGTGTGCCGATGGACTGGTGCGCACCGCCTTCCGGCGACAGGGTCACGCCCGATGGCGTACCGACAATCATGAAGCGGGCATCCTGATAGCAGGCATAGTTGAGTGCATCGAGCCCCCGGCAGACAAAGGGATCATAGACTGTGCCGATGGGGATCAACCTTTCGCCAAAAAGCGAATGAGAAA includes these proteins:
- a CDS encoding UxaA family hydrolase, which produces MLQPHANSILLNADDNVVIALQDIAAGASVAHVDCPLPGQVMRGHKIARKPISAGENVIRYGQIIGQAKAEIKPGEHVHVHNLGMGDHSQDYQHAEASIPLEPATQERTFLGYRRQTGRAGTRNYIGILTSVNCSGSVAKFIAEAAEKSGLLDEFPNVDGIVPIVHGTGCGMSGKDEGYATLFRTLSGYAQHPNFAAILLIGLGCEVMQIADLVGDRKIRPDGDLRYMTIQQTGGTRKTIEAGLKELRALAELANKAERTPVPISEITVGMQCGGSDGYSGITANPALGIASDLLVRHGGTTILSETSEIYGAEHLLTRRAVSVDVGKKLIERVRWWEDYTARNGGEMDNNPSPGNKRGGLTTILEKSLGAAAKGGSAPLVDVYKFGEPVDKKGFVFMDSPGFDPCSVTGQIASGANIIVFTTGRGSVSGYMPTPCIKLATNSEMYGRMSEDMDINCGDVISDNVSLEAKGEEIFEMIIAVASGKQSKSEELGFGGVEFVPWQIGAVM
- a CDS encoding RbsD/FucU family protein gives rise to the protein MLRNLPPILSPSLLYALRAMGHGDEIAIVDANFPAESSGPDCVRLDGISATDTLKAILSVMPLDTFVAAPARTMQVVGDPDAVPEIVAEFQTIIDDTADKPARISTLERHAFYEAASHAFAVVQTGETRLYGNIILTKGIIKPRPADITCHPAPAFSFRRT
- a CDS encoding GntR family transcriptional regulator, with the protein product MSLTNEQDFPEITLPDIGKLSGSLAQRVYEALRSSILAMDLPPGTLLRKQVICEQLGVSRSPVTEAITRLAGEGLVEVIPQSGSRVTKFSMSEIREGAFLREAIELAAVSKVAAERTEEQLTELNRNLRLQALCLEDHDETGFYREDERMHELIFSFTGYPKLHSLSATGWMQVNRARQLLLPMRGRAFEAYDEHRVIVEAIRDRDAERARQAMQKHLSELVTRLEPLAETRPDLFD
- a CDS encoding sugar ABC transporter ATP-binding protein, with amino-acid sequence MTNLVRMTGIEKRFPGVHALKNVSFDLNSGEVHALMGENGAGKSTLMKILSGIYPRDGGELLVNGQAVEIDGPRAAQALGIGIIHQELSLMNDLTVAQNIFIGREPRKRFGRLDEAALNARALEIFKSMNLKMNPKTIVGELTIARQQMVEIAKALSYRSRVLIMDEPTAALNDAEIAELFTIIRRLKADGVGIIYISHKMDELKQIADRVTVMRDGSYVGTVDAAQTPVSKIISMMVGRELTSEAIVIPDLSDAETMLDIRGLNRGREIRDVSFSVKKGEILGFAGLMGAGRTEVARAIFGADPRDSGEIRVHGKPRSISKPSDAVKAGIGYLSEDRKHFGLATGMDVRTNVALASLDRFSSRFGVLNDDAMRKTAQDYIAKLEIRTPSDRQEVRLLSGGNQQKVVIAKWLYRDCDILIFDEPTRGIDVGAKSEIYKLLKALANEGRAIIVISSELPEIMRLSHRIAVMCEGRLTGILPGGEATTQEDIMHLATLRAPSMQPEGYQQ
- a CDS encoding SDR family oxidoreductase; translated protein: MSVRLKDKTILVTAAGQGIGHASAIACAREGAKVYAADINEETLSTLPGECPGIEIHKLDVCDRAAVDALAKKLPALDGLFNCAGFVHNGSVLDITEDDWAFSFELNVTSMYRMTQAFLPGMRERAKVTGTASILNMSSMASSIKGFPMRTAYGATKAAVIGLTKGVAADFVKEGIRCNALCPGTVDTPSLRGRIASAPDPVEAEKNFIARQPMGRLATVDDMTPMIVYLLSDESRFVSGQALLVDGGVTI
- a CDS encoding aldo/keto reductase, translated to MTALKTQRLNDRTARPIDLTEMGFGGAPLGNLYRKVSEEDAQAALQAAYDNGIRYFDTAPQYGLGRSEMRFATAIKRFGRENIQLSTKIGRLLLDCEPHEVTPEAFVDVPQKRIVFDYSYDGVMRSYEASRQRLEVANADILFVHDVCAFSQGSQEASDARVRELFDLGGYKALTELKEAGDVAAIGAGVNEWQVCQKLLGLADFDCFLLAGRYTLLEQDALESFLPLCEQRDVGIILGGPYNSGILATGAVPGAKYNYADAPPEILERVRKIEDVCRSHSVPLIAAALQFVLGHPSVKTVIPGAVNAAEVEANIALLKTDIPAALWSDLRSTGLIRPDAPLPSETSHVA